Proteins from one Scleropages formosus chromosome 14, fSclFor1.1, whole genome shotgun sequence genomic window:
- the hao2 gene encoding 2-Hydroxyacid oxidase 2 has product MAMVCLTDFEEYAKEHLSKATWDYYAAGADECCTRDDNLLAFKRIRLRPRILRDVSVCDTRTTVQGTEISFPVGIAPTAFHCLAWHEGEVATARATEAVNTCYITSTYSTCSVEEIVAAAPGGYRWFQLYVYRNRKVSEQIVHRVEALGYQALVLTVDVPYTGKRRNDIRNQFKLPPHLRVKNFDGVFEENAGPEEYGVPANTLDPSISWKDIYWLQSLTRLPIIIKGILTKEDAELAVEHGVQGIIVSNHGGRQLDGDPATIDALSEIVDTVQGRIEVYLDGGIRTGSDVLKALALGAKCVFIGRPAVWGLAYKGEEGVREVLQILNDEFRLCMALAGCRNVSEINRNLIQFSKL; this is encoded by the exons ATGGCGATGGTCTGCCTCACCGACTTCGAGGAGTACGCCAAGGAGCACCTGTCCAAGGCCACGTGGGATTACTACGCAGCGGGAGCCGACGAGTGCTGCACGCGGGACGACAACCTGCTGGCGTTCAAACG AATCCGCCTGCGGCCTCGGATCCTGCGCGACGTTTCCGTGTGTGACACTCGCACCACGGTACAGGGTACGGAGATCAGCTTCCCCGTGGGCATCGCTCCCACAGCCTTCCACTGCCTGGCGTGGCACGAGGGTGAGGTGGcgacagccagag CCACCGAGGCGGTGAACACTTGCTACATCACCAGCACCTACTCGACCTGCTCGGTGGAGGAGATCGTGGCGGCGGCGCCGGGCGGCTACCGCTGGTTCCAGCTCTACGTTTACCGGAACCGCAAGGTGTCGGAGCAGATCGTGCACCGCGTGGAGGCGCTCGGCTACCAGGCGCTCGTGCTCACCGTGGACGTGCCGTACACCGGCAAGCGCCGCAACGACATCCGCAACCAGTTCAAACTGCCGCCGCACCTGCGCGTCAAGAACTTCGACGGAGTCTTTGAG GAGAACGCCGGTCCCGAGGAGTACGGAGTGCCGGCCAACACGCTGGACCCGTCCATCAGCTGGAAGGACATCTACTGGCTCCAGTCGCTCACCCGGCTGCCCATCATCATCAAGGGCATCCTGACCAAGGAGGACGCCGAGCTGGCGGTGGAGCACGGCGTCCAGGGCATCATCGTGTCCAACCACGGGGGGCGCCAGCTGGACGGCGACCCTGCCACG ATCGACGCGCTCTCCGAGATCGTGGACACGGTCCAGGGCAGGATCGAGGTCTACCTCGATGGGGGGATTCGCACGGGAAGCGACGTGCTCAAGGCCCTGGCCCTCGGGGCCAAGTGCGTCTTCATTGGCCGACCGGCCGTGTGGGGCCTGGCTTACAAG GGTGAAGAGGGCGTCAGGGAGGTCCTGCAGATCCTCAACGACGAGTTCCGACTGTGTATGGCTCTCGCCG gctGCCGGAACGTCTCGGAAATCAACAGGAACCTCATCCAATTCTCCAAACTTTAA
- the wars2 gene encoding tryptophan--tRNA ligase, mitochondrial, protein MDLHSITVPQDPTALRHSILDMTASLLACGIDPSRTVLFQQSHVPGHATLSWILGCRTSMPRLRHLPQWKMKSRQRNEGYVGLYTYPVLQAADILLYRSTHVPVGEDQVQHLKLARDAARIFNHHYGPFFPEPQALLSPTSKVKSLRDPAVKMSKSDPQRLATVLLTDSPEDVALKFRKAVTDFASEVTFDPEARPGVSNLVAIHAAVLGGTVEQAVAQARGLDTAQYKQVVADAVIERLRPVRDEILRLRREPGYLRSVLDEGSRRARELSAPVLRRVYQLVGFS, encoded by the exons ATGGACCTGCACTCCATCACGGTCCCCCAGGACCCGACCGCGCTGCGCCACAGCATCCTGGACATGACCGCGAGCCTGTTGGCCTGCGGCATCGACCCGTCGCGGACCGTCCTCTTCCAGCAGTCTCAC GTGCCTGGACACGCCACGCTCAGCTGGATCCTGGGCTGTCGCACCAGCATGCCGCGTCTGCGACATCTCCCACAGTGGAAG ATGAAGAGCCGGCAGAGGAACGAGGGCTACGTGGGGCTGTACACCTACCCCGTCCTGCAGGCCGCCGACATCCTGCTCTACCG GTCCACCCACGTCCCCGTTGGAGAGGACCAGGTTCAGCATTTGAAACTGGCTCGGGACGCGGCTCGCATATTCAACCACCACTACGGGCCCTTCTTCCCCGAGCCGCAAGCGCtgctca GCCCCACGAGTAAGGTGAAGTCCCTCAGAGACCCCGCGGTTAAGATGTCCAAGTCGGACCCGCAGCGTCTGGCCACGGTTCTCCTCACGGACTCCCCGGAGGACGTGGCGCTCAAGTTCCGCAAGGCGGTCACCGACTTCGCGTCCGAGGTGACCTTCGACCCCGAGGCCCGGCCCGGCGTGTCCAACCTGGTGGCGATCCACGCGGCGGTGCTGGGCGGCACCGTGGAGCAGGCTGTGGCGCAGGCGCGCGGACTCGACACGGCGCAGtacaagcaggtggtggccGACGCGGTCATCGAGAGGCTGCGGCCCGTGCgggacgagatcctgcggctgCGGCGCGAGCCGGGCTACCTGCGCTCCGTGCTGGATGAGGGATCCCGCCGCGCCCGCGAACTCTCCGCCCCCGTCCTCCGCCGGGTCTACCAGCTCGTGGGATTCTCGTGA